From Mytilus edulis chromosome 8, xbMytEdul2.2, whole genome shotgun sequence, one genomic window encodes:
- the LOC139484117 gene encoding uncharacterized protein → MEKHSDVDAELRIDYDSMCNKIAKELTTEDLKEIKFLLRADIGKATWENIKDGKDLVTVLERREYFTRNEVTKLEKLFTDVKLSTLATVVRQYNDCIPRMLKIDESEGIARNYATHSMTIVQNFVETENYRRMEEIITRKGAVLVKGPPGAGKSQNAFHYANKFRKDHQQSIVWRVHCKSTREMHLSYTNLMLRLGIREVIRYSESDINECIRMMFDRVYKKLTEDEYTQHTHLIIMDDMESPKTAQEVHEMMEYFIIAKNIYVIGTSQHRYSPMLTYKYGTEVSKMTDNEVIELFKLDNNTNDPTDISEIKELAKKMDYLPLCLALAASYIRITKTSIGQYNKNWSELQKQAHEISIEGKKFDASYILTLEKLEKDLPESSKKLLQYIPYLNNNTIPIQLLESLLEYDSSSTETDVNTLLAALHDYSLAAISGKGVTRIIAFHSVTVWFLDKRKYESERQEERLFLLRHFCYYIDNDARLTETMNRNVKFLEHACCLLRSLEKNGGDSCFETKLFECYLCCSVGVTFHLYGNTQVSADYFFKKAKMFLLKLIPHELKIYEGPKERNVDMSSVENFLRGNDEIKSKSNELFRTLTRKAREIPDDMIKKFVLMKYRSCRDIRLLREYGKLSEKDIPKNQIPEQCLQKLIDCKVILPLEDVKEIFLADQTQAGGHFHRPIKIAATFFQQPILTIYFHQ, encoded by the exons ATGGAGAAACACAGTGATGTTGATGCCGAACTTCGTATAGACTACGACAGTATGTGCAATAAAATAGCAAAAGAGCTAACTACAG aagatttaaaagaaataaaatttttgCTACGCGCTGACATAGGAAAAGCAACATGGGAGAATATAAAAGACGGAAAAGATCTTGTAACAGTTTTAGAGAGACGTGAATATTTTACCAGAAATGAAGTTACTAAACTAGAAAAACTGTTCACTGATGTCAAATTGTCTACACTAGCTACAGTTGTACGACAGTATAACGATTGTATACCTAGAATGCTGAAGATAGATG AATCTGAAGGTATTGCAAGAAATTATGCAACGCATTCGATGACCATAGTTCAGAACTTTGTGGAGACGGAAAATTATCGAAGAATGGAGGAAATTATTACCAGAAAAGGAGCAGTTCTTGTCAAAG GACCACCTGGAGCAGGAAAATCGCAAAATGCATTTCACTATGCAAATAAATTTAGAAAAGATCATCAGCAATCCATAGTATGGAGAGTACATTGCAAGTCCACCCGGGAAATGCATTTGTCTTATACAAATTTGATGTTACGTCTTGGCATACGCGAAGTCATAAGATACAGCGAATCTGACATAAATGAATGTATTCGAATGATGTTTGATCGGGTTTATAAAAAGTTGACTGAAGACGAGTACACACAACATACACATTTGATTATAATGGACGATATGGAATCACCCAAAACTGCGCAAGAGGTTCACGAGATGATGGAATATTTCATTATTGCCAAAAACATATATGTCATAGGCACGTCACAACATCGGTATTCGCCAATGCTTACGTACAAATACGGAACAGAAGTTTCTAAAATGACGGACAATGAGGTAATAGAATTATTCAAACTGGACAATAATACTAATGATCCTACAGATATAAGCGAAATCAAGGAATTAGcgaaaaaaatggactatttaCCATTGTGTCTGGCTCTAGCAGCGTCATACATACGAATTACAAAAACAAGCATTGGTCAATACAACAAAAATTGGTCGGAGCTGCAAAAACAAGCACATGAAATTTCAATAGAGGGTAAGAAGTTTGATGCATCATACATTCTCACGTTAGAAAAGCTAGAGAAAGATTTACCAGAAAGTTCTAAAAAACTTTTGCAATACATTCCTTATCTAAACAACAACACCATCCCTATTCAATTATTAGAAAGCTTGTTAGAATATGATTCTTCATCAACAGAGACCGATGTAAATACCCTGTTAGCTGCTTTACATGACTATTCACTGGCAGCCATCAGTGGAAAAGGGGTCACGCGTATCATAGCTTTCCATAGCGTTACAGTTTGGTTTTTGGACAAGCGTAAATATGAGAGCGAAAGACAAGAAGAACGTTTATTTTTGTTGCgacatttttgttattatattgacaatgatgcgagACTTACGGAAACAATGAATCGAAATGTAAAGTTTCTTGAGCATGCATGTTGTTTATTGAGGAGTCTTGAGAAAAATGGCGGAGATAGTTGCTTTGAAACAAAACTTTTTGAATGCTACCTGTGTTGCAGCGTGGGTGTCACATTTCATTTATATGGAAACACACAAGTATCTGCCGATTACTTCTTCAAAAAGGCCAAAATGTTTTTGCTTAAATTGATTCCTCACGAACTTAAAATATACGAAGGACCAAAGGAACGTAACGTGGATATGTCAAGCGTTGAAAATTTCCTGAGAGGCAATGATGAGATCAAATCAAAATCCAATGAACTATTTCGGACGCTGACTAGAAAAGCAAGAGAAATTCCCGATGATATGATAAAGAAATTTGTTCTGATGAAATATAGAAGCTGTAGAGATATTCGATTGTTAAGGGAATATGGTAAACTAAGTGAAAAAGATATACCTAAAAACCAAATTCCTGAGCAGTGTTTACAGAAACTCATAGACTGCAAAGTTATTCTGCCTTTAGAAGATGTTAAAGAAATTTTTCTTGCTGACCAGACTCAAGCTGGCGGCCACTTTcatcggccaatcaagatagcagccacttttttccagcagccaattttgacgatat attttcatcaataa